One genomic window of Tatumella citrea includes the following:
- the truB gene encoding tRNA pseudouridine(55) synthase TruB, which translates to MGRPRRRGRDIHGVLLLDKPTGISSNDLLQKVKRIYNANRAGHTGALDPLATGMLPVCLGEATKFSRYLLDSDKRYRVIARLGQRTDTSDADGNVVQERPVVFTPDMLQQALESFRGETLQVPSMFSALKHQGRPLYEYARQGITIEREPRPITVYELLFIRHEGDELELEIHCSKGTYIRTIIDDLGEKLGCGAHVTMLRRVQVAGYPTDRMVTLEQLQALAEPDEQGGYPAERLDALLMPMDSPAEAYPLVNLPESVSHWFKLGQPVQIAGAPANGLVRVSEGENGKFIGMAEIDDQGRVAPRRLVVEYFD; encoded by the coding sequence ATGGGACGTCCCCGTCGCCGTGGCCGTGATATCCACGGCGTATTGTTGCTGGATAAACCTACCGGGATATCCTCCAACGATCTGCTGCAAAAAGTAAAACGTATTTATAACGCTAACAGAGCCGGACATACCGGAGCGCTGGATCCGCTGGCGACCGGCATGTTGCCTGTCTGCCTCGGTGAAGCGACCAAATTTTCCCGCTATCTGCTCGACTCTGATAAGCGTTACCGCGTGATTGCCCGCCTGGGCCAACGTACTGACACCTCCGATGCCGATGGCAATGTGGTGCAGGAAAGACCGGTTGTTTTTACTCCTGATATGTTGCAACAGGCACTGGAAAGCTTTCGTGGAGAGACCTTACAGGTGCCTTCGATGTTTTCCGCACTGAAACACCAGGGCCGTCCGTTGTATGAATATGCGCGTCAGGGGATCACCATTGAGCGCGAGCCACGGCCAATAACGGTTTATGAATTACTGTTTATCCGGCATGAAGGCGATGAGCTGGAACTGGAGATTCACTGTTCTAAAGGGACCTATATCCGGACCATTATTGATGATCTGGGTGAAAAGCTGGGCTGTGGGGCACATGTCACCATGCTGCGCCGTGTACAGGTCGCGGGCTATCCGACAGACCGAATGGTTACACTGGAGCAGTTACAGGCACTTGCGGAGCCGGATGAGCAGGGCGGATATCCGGCGGAGCGTCTGGATGCTTTACTGATGCCGATGGACAGCCCGGCCGAAGCTTATCCGCTGGTAAATTTACCAGAGTCGGTGAGCCACTGGTTTAAACTCGGACAGCCAGTACAGATTGCCGGCGCACCGGCCAATGGCCTGGTACGGGTCAGCGAAGGTGAAAATGGCAAATTTATTGGCATGGCCGAGATTGATGATCAGGGGCGTGTTGCACCTCGCCGGCTGGTCGTTGAATATTTCGACTGA
- the pnp gene encoding polyribonucleotide nucleotidyltransferase, whose amino-acid sequence MLNPIVRKFQYGQHTVTLETGMMARQATAAVMASIDDTCVFVTVVGQKKAKPGQDFFPLTVNYQERTYAAGRIPGSFFRREGRPSEGETLIARLIDRPVRPLFPEGFVNEVQVIATVVSVNPQVNPDIVAMIGASAALSLSGIPFNGPIGAARVGYINDQYVLNPTTEEMAKTRLDLVVAGTENAVLMVESEADILSEEQMLGAVVFGHDQQQVVIENIKALVAEAGKPRWDWQPEAANEALNSRISALAEARLSDAYRITEKQERYEQVNLIKSETTAALLAEDETLDEGEISDLLHAIEKNVVRVRILNGEPRIDGREKDMVRGLDVRTGVLPRTHGSALFTRGETQALVTATLGTTRDAQNLDELMGERTDSFLFHYNFPPYSVGETGMVGSPKRREIGHGRLAKRGVLAVMPKADAFPYTVRVVSEITESNGSSSMASVCGASLALMDAGVPIKAAVAGIAMGLVKDGERFVVLSDILGDEDHLGDMDFKVAGSREGVTALQMDIKIEGITREIMQVALNQAKGARLHILGTMEQAISTPRVEISEFAPRIHTIRINPDKIKDVIGKGGSVIRALTEETGTTIEIEDDGTVKIAATDGNKAKEAIRRIEEITAEIEVGRVYNGKITRIVDFGAFVAIGGGKEGLVHISQIADKRVEKVTDYLQMGQEVPVKVLEVDRQGRVRLSIKEAVEKPQAEETTAANPADAG is encoded by the coding sequence TTGCTGAATCCGATTGTACGTAAATTTCAGTATGGTCAGCATACCGTAACACTTGAAACCGGTATGATGGCCCGTCAGGCGACTGCCGCAGTCATGGCAAGCATTGATGACACCTGCGTGTTTGTTACCGTAGTGGGTCAGAAAAAAGCGAAACCAGGTCAGGACTTCTTTCCGTTAACGGTTAACTATCAGGAGCGTACTTACGCTGCCGGCCGTATTCCGGGAAGCTTCTTCCGTCGTGAAGGTCGTCCAAGTGAAGGCGAAACGCTGATTGCCCGTCTGATTGACCGTCCGGTTCGCCCGCTGTTCCCTGAAGGCTTCGTCAACGAAGTTCAGGTTATCGCTACCGTGGTTTCTGTGAACCCACAGGTTAACCCTGATATCGTCGCGATGATTGGTGCTTCTGCAGCACTGTCTCTGTCTGGTATTCCGTTCAACGGACCAATTGGTGCAGCCCGTGTGGGTTACATTAATGATCAGTATGTTCTGAACCCGACCACCGAAGAGATGGCTAAAACCCGTCTGGACCTGGTTGTTGCCGGTACCGAAAATGCGGTACTGATGGTTGAATCTGAAGCCGATATCCTGAGCGAAGAGCAAATGCTGGGTGCTGTGGTCTTTGGTCACGACCAGCAGCAGGTGGTTATCGAAAACATTAAGGCGCTGGTCGCCGAAGCGGGTAAACCTCGCTGGGACTGGCAGCCTGAAGCCGCTAACGAAGCACTGAATTCACGTATTTCTGCTTTAGCAGAAGCACGCCTGAGCGATGCTTACCGCATCACTGAGAAGCAGGAACGTTATGAGCAGGTTAACCTGATCAAGAGCGAAACCACTGCAGCTCTGTTAGCCGAAGACGAAACTCTAGATGAAGGCGAAATCAGCGATCTGCTGCATGCTATCGAGAAAAACGTTGTTCGCGTGCGTATCCTGAATGGTGAGCCGCGTATCGATGGTCGTGAAAAAGACATGGTTCGTGGTCTGGATGTTCGTACCGGTGTTCTGCCTCGTACCCACGGTTCTGCACTGTTTACCCGTGGTGAAACTCAGGCGCTGGTTACTGCTACTCTGGGTACTACCCGTGATGCGCAGAACCTGGATGAGCTGATGGGTGAAAGAACTGATAGCTTCCTGTTCCACTACAACTTCCCTCCATACTCTGTGGGTGAAACAGGGATGGTTGGCTCACCAAAACGTCGTGAAATCGGCCATGGCCGTTTAGCGAAACGTGGTGTGCTGGCAGTGATGCCGAAAGCTGATGCTTTCCCATATACCGTACGTGTAGTTTCTGAAATTACCGAATCTAACGGTTCATCATCTATGGCTTCTGTGTGTGGTGCCTCTCTGGCGCTGATGGATGCCGGTGTGCCGATTAAAGCCGCTGTTGCTGGTATTGCAATGGGTCTGGTGAAAGACGGTGAGCGCTTTGTTGTTCTGTCCGATATTCTGGGTGACGAAGATCACCTGGGTGATATGGACTTTAAAGTTGCTGGTAGCCGTGAAGGTGTTACTGCACTGCAGATGGACATCAAAATCGAAGGTATCACTCGCGAGATCATGCAGGTTGCTCTGAACCAGGCGAAAGGTGCGCGTTTGCATATCCTGGGAACTATGGAACAGGCGATCAGCACTCCGCGTGTTGAAATCTCTGAATTTGCTCCGCGTATTCATACTATTCGTATCAACCCGGACAAAATCAAAGATGTCATCGGTAAAGGTGGTTCTGTCATCCGTGCGCTGACCGAAGAAACCGGTACTACCATTGAAATCGAAGATGATGGTACTGTAAAAATTGCTGCAACTGATGGTAATAAAGCGAAAGAAGCTATCCGTCGGATTGAAGAAATTACTGCGGAAATCGAAGTTGGCCGTGTCTACAACGGTAAAATTACCCGTATTGTTGATTTCGGTGCTTTCGTAGCGATTGGCGGGGGCAAAGAAGGTCTGGTACATATTTCTCAGATCGCTGACAAGCGTGTAGAAAAAGTTACAGATTATCTGCAAATGGGTCAGGAAGTTCCGGTCAAAGTACTGGAAGTCGATCGTCAGGGTCGTGTACGCCTGAGCATTAAAGAAGCGGTCGAAAAACCGCAGGCAGAAGAAACGACTGCGGCTAATCCGGCTGACGCGGGTTAA
- the rbfA gene encoding 30S ribosome-binding factor RbfA, which yields MAKEFGRSQRVAQELQKEIALIIQREIKDPRVGLMVTVSSVEVSRDLAYAKVFVTFLNDKDEDAVKGGVKALQDASGFIRTLLGKAMRLRIVPELTFFYDNSLVEGMRMSNLVTSVVKQDNERRGDTPEEHGEE from the coding sequence ATGGCCAAAGAATTCGGCCGTTCCCAGCGTGTCGCTCAGGAACTGCAAAAAGAAATTGCTCTGATTATTCAGCGTGAAATCAAAGACCCGCGTGTCGGGTTAATGGTGACGGTATCCAGCGTGGAAGTCTCACGTGATCTCGCCTATGCAAAAGTATTCGTCACATTTCTGAATGATAAAGATGAAGATGCGGTGAAAGGTGGAGTGAAAGCCTTACAGGACGCCTCCGGTTTTATCCGTACTCTACTGGGGAAAGCGATGCGTCTGCGTATTGTGCCAGAACTGACATTCTTCTATGACAACTCACTGGTTGAAGGGATGCGTATGTCAAACCTGGTGACCAGTGTTGTTAAACAGGATAATGAACGTCGCGGTGATACCCCTGAAGAGCACGGGGAGGAGTAA
- the rpsO gene encoding 30S ribosomal protein S15 has translation MSLSVEAKAEIVAKYGRGTNDSGSTEVQVALLTAQINHLQGHFSEHKKDHHSRRGLLRMVSQRRKLLDYLKRKDVARYTSLIENLGLRR, from the coding sequence ATGTCTCTAAGCGTAGAAGCTAAAGCAGAGATCGTTGCTAAATACGGTCGTGGTACCAATGACAGTGGTTCAACTGAAGTTCAGGTTGCTCTGCTGACTGCACAGATTAACCACCTGCAGGGTCACTTTTCTGAGCACAAAAAAGACCACCACAGCCGTCGCGGTTTGCTGCGCATGGTTTCCCAGCGTCGTAAACTGCTGGATTACCTGAAGCGTAAAGATGTAGCACGTTACACCAGCCTGATCGAAAATCTGGGTCTGCGTCGCTAA